One segment of Alnus glutinosa chromosome 2, dhAlnGlut1.1, whole genome shotgun sequence DNA contains the following:
- the LOC133859832 gene encoding 2-methylene-furan-3-one reductase-like, translating into MAAPSTAPVPSHNKAWLYSEYGSAVDVLKLDSNVAVPQVKEDQVLIKVVAASLNPLDSKRLRGFFKATDSPLPTVPGYDVAGVVVKVGSQVKNFKEGDEVYGDITEKGIDHPKRFGSLAEHTAVEEKLLALKPKNLSFAEAASLPLAIETAYEGLERTGFSAGKSILVLGGAGGVGTQVIQLAKHVFGASKVAATASTAKLELLKSLGADLAIDYTKENFEDLPEKFDVVYDTVGQSDRAVKAVKEGGQAVTIVSPVTPPAFRFGVTSNASILEKLKPYLESGKVKPVIDPKGPFPFSKTVEAFSYLDTNRATGKVVVYPIP; encoded by the exons ATGGCAGCCCCTTCAACTGCTCCAGTTCCCTCTCACAATAAGGCTTGGCTCTACTCTGAATATGGAAGCGCTGTTGATGTTTTGAAACTGGACTCAAATGTGGCCGTCCCACAAGTCAAGGAAGACCAAGTGCTGATCAAGGTTGTTGCTGCATCCCTCAATCCTCTTGATTCTAAGAGGTTGCGTGGCTTCTTCAAGGCCACTGACTCTCCTTTACCA actGTTCCGGGCTATGATGTTGCTGGTGTGGTGGTGAAAGTGGGAAGCCAAGTGAAGAATTTCAAGGAAGGAGATGAAGTATATGGGGATATCACTGAGAAGGGTATAGACCACCCAAAAAGATTTGGCTCTTTGGCCGAGCACACTGCTGTGGAAGAGAAGTTACTGGCTCTTAAACCCAAGAATTTAAGTTTTGCTGAAGCTGCTAGCCTTCCCCTTGCTATTGAGACTGCCTATGAAGGCCTTGAGCGAACAGGATTTTCTGCTGGTAAATCCATCCTTGTTTTAGGAGGTGCTGGTGGGGTTGGAACCCAAGTTATTCAG CTAGCAAAGCATGTTTTTGGTGCATCCAAGGTAGCAGCTACTGCAAGCACTGCAAAACTGGAGTTGTTGAAGAGTTTGGGAGCCGATTTGGCTATTGATTATACCAAGGAGAACTTTGAAGACCTTCCAGAGAAATTTGATGTAGTATATGATACTGTTG GGCAGAGTGATAGGGCAGTGAAGGCAGTGAAAGAAGGAGGGCAAGCTGTGACAATAGTAAGTCCTGTAACTCCACCAGCATTCAGATTTGGGGTCACTTCTAATGCCTCCATCTTAGAGAAACTGAAACCTTACTTAGAGAGTGGGAAGGTGAAGCCGGTGATCGACCCCAAAGGCCCATTCCCATTTTCTAAGACTGTTGAAGCATTTTCCTATCTTGACACTAACAGAGCTACTGGGAAAGTGGTCGTGTATCCGATCCCGTGA